The genomic interval AGTTGTATAACTTAAATCTCTCTCGACTCTGGTGTTGTATGGGTTGACTTTGGAAGTTTATTTGTTGTCTTCTCCTGCATTGGAAAACTGAAGTGTCACTGTATTGTCGTCAATGTAGCTGATCAGTTTTGTATATTTATGTTTGATTCATAGGATTGATCTGGTAATTAAGGGAAGAAGATGggaatttcttctaatgtataCGCATATGTTTGaagtttttgtatatttatgttTCCTTGGCGAATGATGTAAACTGAGGTATTTGCATCTTTTCTGTATTCAGTGTAGTAATGTCTTAACAAGGTCACCGGAACTTCTGTAACCCTGATCACATTTCATGCTACATCAAGCAACCGTTTGTCTGTGCCCACCGCTAATGCCACAGAAGTAATTAAGGGAAGAAGATGGGAATTTGTCCTAATGTATACGCATATGATTGATCAGTTTTGTATATTTATGTTTGACATGGTCAAAACACTGCATAAAAAAAGCTGATCGTTCTATGAAAATGCTTATTAGTTATCACtcataaaaaattgatttatttcACATTTTTGATACCTGAAGTATGCAGAAGATAGTCCCTACAATGAGACTTCAACCAAGCATCTGTTTGCTGTTTGAGAGCCTTAAAATGTTTATCCTCATTTGATTTGTCGAATATCTTAATTGGCAACAGAGTTCACTGACTTGGGAGGAAATCGTGGCAGAGATGGTGTGTGCGGTTGTGTATTTATTTCGGTAATCTGAAAGAGCACTCAGAGATGGTATGCGGCTGTGCAAGCTCCTCATATTTGAAATTCCTCATATTTGAAATATCACTCCGCAGCAGCAGGTTGccttgaaaagaaaagaacacACCCATGTAACTCAGTTTCTGAACTGGAAGACCTTAAAATGGCAACAACAGAGAGCTATACGCAGATATAACCTTTGAATGGAAACAAGAGAGAGTTACACGCTGATATGCTTTGAGCATGCTAACCGATTTTCATGATAGGTGCTGCTAGTAGGTGGGAAATGCCGTTgtcccaaaaaaaattaaaaaattaagccAACCTTGATGGGAAATTATGCATGTTCGACATTTGAAGTACCAAGTGACGGCTTGCACACAAGACAAGCTATTACCAGTGCAAATTGAGCCCATGAATTGCAACCTCTTGactaatttttcttatattttgacAAAGTGTAAATCAATATATGCTCACCATTGCTATGTTCATTTTCCAATGTGGGACATTTCCCACTCAGCATCTACTAAGCCTAGCTTGTCCAATTTCCCATTCAAAAGGAGCAAGCTCAATAGGAAGTCCATTAGCCTCTAAGTCTATTGTGCTTTGCATGGAGAAGGCCTTGGTGCAGTCGGGGGTAGCTAGAGAAGACATCAACTATATAAATGCCAATGCTACCTCGACACCATCAGCCGACTTGAAAGAATATCAAGCTATCCTCCAATGTTTTGGACAAAATACTGAGGTCAACTCAGAAGAACCCAATCTGGTCAATTATTAAAGTATGTTGATAATGCtttaaaatctgaaattttcagCTGCGGATAAACTCCACAAAATGTATGCTTGGTCACCTATTGGGGGCTGCTGGTGCTGTGGAAGCTGTGGCGACAGTTAAGGTAGTTTGGTAATGAACAAACTTGTTAGGGGAGTGTGTTTTATCCTATAAAGTTTGTCTTTTTACTGGCCGAACAATCAGGTCGTATGACCGATGTCGTTCTTGTGATGCATACAGGCCATACAGATTGGGTGGATGCATCCAAATATCAACCTTGAATACCCAGATGAGGGTGTGGTATGGATTCGTTTTTTCGCCCATTCCCCTCGACTTTTCTCTGATGTGATACATTAATGAAATGCTGCTCCTTCCTCAGGATGCAAACATACTCGTTGGCCCCAAGAGAGAGCGAGTAGACGTAAAAGTAGCTCTCTCTAATCCACTTGGCTTTGGAGGTCACAACTCCTCTATTTTATTTGGCCCCTACAAGAAGTTTGGTTACTGATACCACTGCAACAAATCCTAGTCGTTAAACTCCTCTAATTTTTACTCTAAAatagttatttttgttttatcttattttgttttatttcttgttTTCAAATCAAGTGGGGTTTGATTcttatctttttatattttatctcaTGTCTGATTTCTTTTTAACTtgaaaaaacttaatttttaaaattactcacaatatatattaaagaaataatggatACCAACTacagaatatatattttttcaaatttattgttaacacattttattaaaaattagaaaCACAAAATATACGTGTGTATATAAAGTGAATAaagttcaaaataatatttttactttaCAGTTATCATAAAGTTCATTTATGAAAcgttgtttatattttgtaaataa from Primulina huaijiensis isolate GDHJ02 unplaced genomic scaffold, ASM1229523v2 scaffold41975, whole genome shotgun sequence carries:
- the LOC140969494 gene encoding 3-oxoacyl-[acyl-carrier-protein] synthase II, chloroplastic-like encodes the protein MEKALVQSGVAREDINYINANATSTPSADLKEYQAILQCFGQNTELRINSTKCMLGHLLGAAGAVEAVATVKAIQIGWMHPNINLEYPDEGVDANILVGPKRERVDVKVALSNPLGFGGHNSSILFGPYKKFGY